GTCGTAGTGCTGCACGAAGGCCTGCCGCTTGTCGTGCCAGCCGCGTTCGACGATCTGATGGAAGACGGCGTCCCGCGCGCCGGTCCAGCGGGTGAGGTCGGCGGGCCGGGAGAACGTCGTGGCCGCGCGGACCCCCCGGTCGAAGGCCACCCAGGTCATCAGCCGGCTGTAGGTGAAGTCCTGGCGCCCGCCCCGGGTCTCCCAGATCCCCTCGTCGGGCTGGTCCCAGTGGTCGACGAGCCAGTCCAGCACCTCGCTCAGGGCGTGCCAGCCCCGGATCGCGCCGATGTCCCCGCCGACGATCAGCGCGTCGGACGCCTCGCCGTAGATGTCCAGCTGCAGCTGGTCGGCCGCCGCGTTGCCCGCCCGCACCGGCCGCGATCCGCGGTAGCCCTCCAGGTGGTCGAGGGTCTCCTCGGACAGGTGGGGGTCGCCGTCGATCCGGTACATGATCTGGAGGGGGTCCGCCGAGGGCGGCCTGTCGGTCTCGATGCGCTCGCGCAACCAGCGGCGGAAGGCGTGCGCCTCCTCCTGGAAACCCAGGTCGATCAGTGCGCGCACGGACAGCGACGCGTCCCGGACCCACGTGTAGCGGTAGTCCCAGTTGCGCTCGCCGCCGATCTGCTCGGGCAGCCCCATGGTGGCGGCGGCGATGGGCGCTCCGGTGGGGGCGTACGTGAGGAGTTTGAGAGTGATCGCCGACCGGTTCACGATGTCCTGCCAGCGGCCCCGGTAGGTGCACGAGCGCAACCACGACAGCCAGAAGGTACGGCAGGTCTCCAGGGCGTCGGCGACACTCTCCAGCGACGGGCGGGGTGGAGTGGGGGCGCCGCCCGGGGTGCTGGTGAGCACGATGGCCGCCGCCTGCCCGGCGGAGAGGGTGAACCGGGCGCTGATGTCGTTGCCGTCCTCGTGGAAGCCGACGCCGGCCGTGGACTGGAGGTGCAGGTCCGTTCCCGGGCCGCGGAAGACCACGGAGTGCTCGTCGGTCCGCGCGAGGGTGTGCGGGGCGCGACCGTAGTCGAAGCGCGGCTGACAGCTCAGCGCGAAGGGCAGACTGCCCCGGACGACCCGTACGACCCGCAGCAGTCGGTGGACGCCCGACGGGGCCGAGGAGTCGTTCGGCACCATGAAGTCGGCCACCTCGCCGACCCCTCCGGGCGCCATGAACCGGGTCACCAGTACGGCCGTGTCGGACAGGTACAGCTGACGGACGGTCATCCCGTCGTCGCCGGGGAGCTCCGCGGCCAGTCGGCAGTGGCCTCCCCTCTCCCCGTCCAAAAGGGAGGCGAAGACACTGGGCGAGTCGAAGCGGGGCGTGCACCACCAGTCGACGGTTCCGTCGGACGACACCAGGGCGGCGGTCTGGAGATCGCCGACCATGCCGTGCTCCGCGATGGGCGGGTACCGGTTCACCTGGTCCCCCTGTTCGGTCAGGGAACGCCGTCACGCCACGGCGGGCAGCCGTCACGGACCTGGGCACGACAAGCCTCCGACAGGCGTGTCAGCGTCGCCTCACCCACGGCGGGTGAAACCCCGCCGCCGACCGGCGAGGCCCCGCTACACCTCGTCGGTGGCGAAGAGTTCGAGGTGCCCGCACTTGGGGCAGCGGAACGCCGCTATCCGGCGCCGGGGGCGGCCCATCCGCTTGGCGCCCCCGAAGATGCCCCGCTCCAGCGCGCCCTCGATCCACCGTGCATACCCGCGCGAGTGCTCGCCGGCGTCCTCGATGAAGCCCTCCGACAGGCCGACGGTGCCGCAGTGGGTGCACGTGATCTCGTTCATCCCGCGAGTGTAGGAAAGGGCACGGGGTGGCGGGCAGGCCGCCTCAGGTCGCCGCCGCCAGTGCCGGCCGCGGGGCCCGCGCCCGGTGTGCCCTCCTCAGGAACGGTTTCTCGATGGCGTAGTAGGAGAGAAGCGCCATGAGCAGCGTCAGCACCACCGTCGCCGCCAGCCGGCCCTCCGTGACGCCGAGGGAGGCGAGGAGCCGTACGACCGGGTAGTGCCAGAGATAGATGCCGTAGCTGAGGTTGCGGCCCACCCAGGCCAGGGGGGTCAGGGCCAGCAGGCGTGACAGGCGGGTCTCGGGGCGCAGTTCGAGGGCGGCGACCAGGACGGCGGAGAGCGCCGCCACCGCGAGGAAACCGACCGTGTACCACGCGGCCGTCCAGACGCCGAGGTCCTCGGTCACCGGCACCTGCCAGGCGACCAGACCCAGCAGGGCCAGGGCCGGCCACGCGAGCCGGCCGGACCATGTGCGCAGCAGGGCCAGGCGGGGGTCGTCGGACCGCAGCCGTGCCAGGGCTACGGCGACCAGGGCGCCGGCCAGCAGCTGGTCGGCGCGGGTGTCGGTGCCGTTGTAGATGCGGTGGGCCGCGTCCGGGTTCCACAGGACGCAGCGCCAGAGCAGGGGGAGCACGCACAGGGCCGCCGTGCACAGCAGGACCGTGCGGGCCCGCACCCTGCGGAGGAGAAGGAGCAGCAGCAGGGGCCACAGGAAGTAGAACTGCTCCTCCACGCCCAGCGACCAGGTGTGCGCGAGCGGGCTGGTGAGGTCGGAGTAGGGGCCGGACTCGGTGGCCCGTACGACATTGGTGAGGAAGGCCGCCGACAGGCCGGCGGCCTGGAGCGAACCGTCGAAGCCCCACAGGTCGGTGGTCGACGCCAGCAGGGCGCAGAACGCGCACAGGGCGAGGAGCGCGGGGACGAGCCGGAGCCAGCGGCGCCGGTAGAAGGACATCAGGGAGATGCCGCCGCGGCGGACGTACTCGGCGAGCAGCAGGCGGGTGATGACGAAGCCGCTGATGGTGAAGAAGACGTCCACGGCGACCGCGCCGCCGGGCAGCGCGTCGGGCTCCACGTGGTGGACGATGACCAGCGCGACCGCGAGGGTACGCAGTCCGTCGAGGCCGCTCACCCGGCCGGTGCGGGACACCGCGGACGGAAAACCCCGGCTCGCACGGGGTGCGACCGGGGCTGAGGGTCTGGCGGTGCCGACCGCCGTATCCACTCCGTCCTGCGTGCTGCCTTCCCGCTCCGCTTCCGCCACGGCCGTCGAGTCCGGTGCCTTCGCCATGAAAGAGATCTCTTCTCACCTGCCCGCTGAATCGAGTAATCCCGGTGCGCCTAACCGGAAATCACGCTCGCATGCCTCGCTGGGCGTCAGCTGTGCCGGATCACCGGCGGACGCACAGGTCAGGCACAGGGTGGGCTCGCTCACACGCGCGGCAGTCGCCGTAGGCCGGCCGTTTGCGGAATGGGCCGGGGGCGCGGAAAACCCCGAGGGCAGAGCGGGGCACAGCAGGGCAGGGCAAGGCAGAGCAAGGCTAGGCAAGGCGGGCGCGGCGAAGGTACGGCCGGCGGAGATCCGCGCGCATCTGTGTGACACGCACGTCAGTACGCCGAGCGGCGGCAACGGCTGTATGCGGGCCGCGTCGGCGGGAGTGGGGTGAGCGGCGGGGTGAGGGAGCTAGGCCGCTTCGGGGCGCGGGAAGGTCTCGTCCTCGTCGTCCCCGTAGTCCGGCGCGCGGAAGGGGTCGGTGGTGAGGGGCGGGAGGGCCGCGGGGGTGCGCTGGGACTGCCCTTCGGGGGCGGAGAACAGCGAGGTCAGATCGATGGGAGGAGGTCCTTTCCTAGAGCTTGGTCATCTTCGGGTACGGACTCAGGATCCGCATCTGCGACGAGCCGAAATCCACGAGCACCGCGATTCCGTCCTCGACGCCGAGCACGCGGCCGAGACCGTACATGTCGTGGGTGACCTGGTCGCCCACGGCGAAGTGCTTGGGCACGGGTGCGACCGGAGCCTTGAAGGGGCTGGTGGGCAGATGGCGCTTCTGTGCGGCAGGTTTAGTCATCCTCCTCAGTATGCGCCCACGACGGCCCGGCCCGCGCCGCCTGTCCAGGACCGTTGCGAAGACGGGATGCACGGGGAGGTCCCGCCGTGCCCCTACCCCGCGCATTCAAGGGCCAGGTCACTACGGAGGGGCTCGGCCTGCCAGAGGGCGGCGAGCTGGGGATACGACGTGAGAAGGCTCCGGATCTCCCCGAGCGCGGTGGCTCTGGACCCACCGATCCCGTCGAAGCGGAACCCGGTGTCCTGGCGTGCGAGGCTTCCGAGGTCCACCCAGGCGGGATCCTCCGCGAACACGAGCTGAAGCTCCACGTGCCAGTACTCCGGCTGCCACGCGGGATCATCGCGCCCGTGGGCAGCGGAGACGGCAAGCCGGCGACCGAACGACAGGGCGGGCCGGTCGCCGTTCCAGTCCCACCGGCCCCACTGGACGATGAAGCCGTCACCGTCGTCGTCGGGTCCTTCGATCCCCTCGACCCCGACCTGGAGGAACTCACAGAACGCCTGCCAGGCGACCTCGACGTCACGTACGGCGTCGGGTTCGACTCCGCGCCGTCTCAAGATCCGTGCGAACGCGTCGGCGCCGGCCTGCCAGGGGATGGGCATGCGGGATGCTACCGCTGTCGCCCCCGCTAGACCTGACCTCGCCACCACGGCACGTCGAGGCTGTCGGCTGGGATCGCCTTGGCTCGGGTGAGGATCTTGCTGTCGAGGGCCCGTACGAAGGTGCGCAGTTCGCGTGCGCTGCGTTTCGGGAGGGCGTGCAGCACGGTTTCGAGGTGACCGCGGAAGTCGACGCCGTAGCACCCGCACGCGAGGATGCCGCGGTCAGGACCCGTGAAGGGCTCCACAAGCTGTCTCAGGGGTCCGTGGGCCAGGGCCTTCCAGTGCCAGAACGCTTCTTCCGTGGCTTCGGGCCAGAAGCGGGTCCGCTCGAGCCGGCGCAGGTCGGCCGTGCAGGAGGCGGACAGGCCGTCGATGCGGGGGTACCGCCGCTTCCTGGGCCACCGGTTCGACAGTTCGCCCCGCAGGGCTGACGGGCGCCTACGCGGCATTGCCCTTTCGGTTGTCGGTCATGAGGGCACGGTACAGAACGACATGCTCGGTCACCACCGCGAATTTACCGGCCGGGGCCTTCAGTTCGGGCCTGCGGTGGACCTGAGTGACGCCGTCGCCGTCGGTAGGTCGAGGAGGTCGGTCAAGGTCCACAGGCCGTTGCCAGGACGGGGGGCGCCTCCGTGTGGGGGCCGGGCGTGCTGTGATGCCAGGAGCAGGACTTGGCGGGCGGGGTCGGGGAGATGGGTCAGACCCACCACGCCGAAGCGGGCGCCGGCGTCCGCCCGGGCCGCCGGGCGGTTCGTCAGCTGGGTCATGGTGGGCGGCCCGGTGAAGGAACCGGCGTAGAACTCGATGACCGGGAACTCGTTCGCGCCGTGCAGGTCGTGAACATGGGCGGCGTGGAAACGGTCGGCGAGTCGGATGGAGACCACGTCTCCGGGGCGCAGGAACGTGACCGCTGCGGGACGGCGCGGGCGGCGCGTCAGGGGTGTCGGGGCCGACCGAAGCAACGCCTTGACCGCCGGGGACTGCCTCGCGAACGCGTCGGACAGCACGACGTGACGGTTGAGCTCGTCGACCGAGGCCAGGGCCCGCGCGGTGACGGCGCTGTCGTGGAAGCCGTGCTTGTGCAGCACGGTGGCCAGCGCCACCCACCCCACGTTCTTGTCCGTCGCCGTGGCGTCAGCGTCCTCCAGGAGGCAGCGCCAGCGGGTGAGGACCGGCGGTACCACCGCCTTCTCGACCTCCGCGTGGGACCGGCCGGGGTATGCCATCTGCCCGGCGGTCCACCGAGCGACATCCTCGACCATCCCCTGGACGATCCCCCGAGCCGCGAGCTTGTCCAGAACCTGCTGATGCCTCATGCCGGGGAGCCAGGTGCCGTGCGGAGCGCGGTGCGCAGGAGGTCGGCTTCGTCCTCGCTGAGGCGGAAGTAGGGACGGATCGGCGGTGATGACCACTCCATGGTCAGACATTGTGCGGGTGGTGGCGCCGCGGGTCGGCGGTGGGTTCCGGTTCGTGGCTGTGGTGGATCAAGAAGTCGGTAAGAAGAGCCGGGGCCGGTGCAACTTTCGTGGTGGGGGTGGGGTCCAAGTCGCGGCCGGTTCTTGATCTATGTGCCGGGGTTCTTCTGTCCCAGCTGGGGGATGTCATGAGTTCTGTTTCCGTCGGACGTGCGGTGCGGCGCGGGGTGTGTGCCGGAGCGGTGGGGGCCTTGGTCGTCGCCGGGCTCGGGAGCGGGGTCGCGTTCGCCGACGGTTCGGATCCCAGCGACGGGCTGGAGATCCAGGCGCCGTACGAGCAGGCGGTCGTCGTCGCCCCCGAGGGCGGGGGTCCGGCTCAGTACCGTTCCATGGCGCTCGGGTTGCAGCACTACAACTCCGACTTCGCCGTGACCGGCGGGCGGTTGACCGTCGACGTCTCCGGGCTCGCCGGGGTCGCCGAGGTGCAGTGGCCCGACAACTGCGTGCCCGACGACGCCGGTACCGTCGCCGTGTGCGACACCGGTGACGTGCCGGTCCGCTACACCCCGCAGGTCCAGCTGAAACTGCGCGCCGCGGCCGGTGCCGCCGTCGGCGCGCAGGGTGCCGTGGAGTACTCCGCGACCGCCACCGGCGGTCCCGACGGCACGCTGACCGTCCCGGAGTACTCCACGGAGACCTTCGTCACCGTCGGCTCCGGCCCCGACCTCGGGGTCAGCGCCCCGCAGGACGTCTCCGGCGTCGCGCCCGGCACCGACCTCACCGTGCCGTTCGCCGTCACCAACACCGGCAACGAGACCGCACACGGCTTCAGCGTGAAGCTGTGGGCGACGTACGGCCTCGACGTCGCCACCCGCTATCCCGAGTGCAGCTACAGCGATCCGGACGACCCGAGCGGCCAGTACCCGGACATGACCTACGTGACCTGCTCGTTCGACACCGACGTCGCGCCCGGCGCCACCGTGGGGCTGCCCGAGCCGCTGCGGCTCGCCGTCACCGGCCACGCCCTGTACGAGCGGTTCGACTACGAGGTCGAGCCCGCCGGGGACGTCACCGATCTCGACACCTCCGACAACGGCCGCGCCTGGCACATCGACGCCGACAACACCGCGGACTTCGCCGTGCACGGCACCGAGGTGAGCGGCGGGGCCGGGGACACCGTCGCCGCCGGGTTCCGCTTCGTCAACCGCGGTCCGGCCTGGGTCGCGAACGTGGCCTCCGGGGACCCGGTCCCGGCGATCGACTACTACCTCCCGCCGGGCACCACCGCCACGTCGGTGCCCGGCACCTGCCAGACCGCCGCGCCGGCCGCGCCCGCCGACGGCGAACCGGCGGTCCCCCACTACGTCTGCACCCTGCCGACCTGGACCAGCCCCGACCTGAAGGTCGCCTTCCCGTTCCGGCTGCGCGTCGACCAGGTCGTCCCCCACGCCACCGGCCATGTCACCGTCCGTCCCTACGACGGCAGTTCGTCCTTCGCCTTCGACCCTCGGGTCAGGAACAACTCGGCCACGGTCGTCGTCAACCCGTCCGTCTGATCAAGAGGGGCCGCCAGGAAGGGGGCGGCCCGGTGCCCGCCCCCTTCATCCCCGTACGCTGCCCATCTCCGCCATGAACCCGGCCGGGTTGCTGTCGAAGCCCCGGATCAGTTCCCTGAAGTGCCAGCCGCCCGCCTCGTCCCTGGTGAACTCCGCGATCGTGGCGGCGGTGGCGTCGGCGACGCCCGCGAAGTCGTCGGCCAGCAGTCTGCGGTAGCCCTCGACGACGAGCACCCCGCAGTGGGTCAGGTCGCCGAAGGTGCGGGGGCCGCCGTCCTGGTGGATGGCGACCCCTACGACAACCCGCCCGTAGGCGGAGACCATCCGTTCGAACTCCAGCTGGAGCACCTCGACATAGCCGAGGCCGAGGCCGTTCTCGCTGTGCCGGGTCATGTTGATGGTGCCGTCCGGGGCGCGGTTCTCGTGGTAGACGACGTACTCGGGACGGCCGTGAGGATCGTCCGCCCGGTAGGTCGCGGCGATGATGTCGAGGTGCCGGGCCGGCTCCCCGTAGGGACTGGGGTCCCACTTCAGCCGTACCTCGACCTTGCCCAGACCCGCACCGCCGGCATCCATCAAGCCGCTCCCCGTCAGAGTGCCCCCGGGACCCTCCCGCTTGCTGAAGTATGTGCTCCGATCAGCCCGTCGATACCTCACTGACGGTTATCTCCTGGTCAGATCTCCACCAGGACGCCGTCATACGGCGGCCGCCCCGGACCCGTACCAGAGCTCCGTCATCTCCTGCGCCGCGGCCGGGGCCACCAGGAGCAACGGCTGGTTGTGGGACGGGCGTTCGGGTACTGCCACCGCCCCCGCCTCCAGGGCGATCAGCAGGGGCGGGAGGGCGTCGATCGCGTGGAAGCCGCCGATCGCCGCCGCCGTCGCCCGGCCGGCCGCGACCTGGGCCAGGGAGAGCGCCGTGGAGCCCATGACCCGTACCGTGCAGTGCCGGTCGGCGAGTTGGGCGAGCAGGGTGTCCATGCCGGGCCAGTGGGCGTGGGCCGCCCACTCGGTGAGGAAGACATGGCCGGTGAGGGTGGTGTGGGCGGCCGCGTGGGTGCGGGTGCCGTTCAGAAACGCCCCCCTGCCCCTGACCGCGGTGAACGTCTCGCCCCGCCACGGGTCAGCGACCACGCCGAGCAGCGGGGTGCCGTCGGCCGCGGCCAGGCCCAGCGAGAAGGAGCACCAGCCGAGGCCGTGGGCGTAGTTGGTGGTGCCGTCGACCGGGTCGACCACCCAGTGCGGGGCGTCCGCGGCGCCCTCCGTGGTGCCGTACTCCTCGCCGACGATCCCGTGGTCGGGGAAGGCCCGCCCGAGCACCTCGCGGACGTGGGTCTCCACGGCCTCGTCGGTGGCGGTCACGATGTCCGCGGGACCGTCCTTCTCCCGCACCTCGGCACCGGGGTCACGGGGCCGCCGGATCGTCTCCGACGCCCAGGCCGCGAGTTCCGTCGCGACCTCCAGCGCCCGGTCGAGATCCACGTCCGCCCGGTCCAGATCCACGTCAGCCATGCCGGCCACACTAAGGGCACGGGGCCCGGCGGCCGGCGACCTC
Above is a window of Streptomyces griseorubiginosus DNA encoding:
- a CDS encoding glycoside hydrolase family 15 protein, coding for MNRYPPIAEHGMVGDLQTAALVSSDGTVDWWCTPRFDSPSVFASLLDGERGGHCRLAAELPGDDGMTVRQLYLSDTAVLVTRFMAPGGVGEVADFMVPNDSSAPSGVHRLLRVVRVVRGSLPFALSCQPRFDYGRAPHTLARTDEHSVVFRGPGTDLHLQSTAGVGFHEDGNDISARFTLSAGQAAAIVLTSTPGGAPTPPRPSLESVADALETCRTFWLSWLRSCTYRGRWQDIVNRSAITLKLLTYAPTGAPIAAATMGLPEQIGGERNWDYRYTWVRDASLSVRALIDLGFQEEAHAFRRWLRERIETDRPPSADPLQIMYRIDGDPHLSEETLDHLEGYRGSRPVRAGNAAADQLQLDIYGEASDALIVGGDIGAIRGWHALSEVLDWLVDHWDQPDEGIWETRGGRQDFTYSRLMTWVAFDRGVRAATTFSRPADLTRWTGARDAVFHQIVERGWHDKRQAFVQHYDTDVLDASLLLMPRVGFVSPRDPDWLSTLDAMGEDLVSDSLVYRYDPTASPDGLRGSEGTFNLCSFFYVEALARSGRLDEARHAFDKMLTYANHVGLFAEEIGPSGEQLGNFPQAFTHLALVTAAMALDEELEKARTVPRPGNHRHPATRGLTVPGEDAGGGSPGA
- a CDS encoding inositol monophosphatase family protein; translation: MADVDLDRADVDLDRALEVATELAAWASETIRRPRDPGAEVREKDGPADIVTATDEAVETHVREVLGRAFPDHGIVGEEYGTTEGAADAPHWVVDPVDGTTNYAHGLGWCSFSLGLAAADGTPLLGVVADPWRGETFTAVRGRGAFLNGTRTHAAAHTTLTGHVFLTEWAAHAHWPGMDTLLAQLADRHCTVRVMGSTALSLAQVAAGRATAAAIGGFHAIDALPPLLIALEAGAVAVPERPSHNQPLLLVAPAAAQEMTELWYGSGAAAV
- a CDS encoding TerD family protein, translated to MDAGGAGLGKVEVRLKWDPSPYGEPARHLDIIAATYRADDPHGRPEYVVYHENRAPDGTINMTRHSENGLGLGYVEVLQLEFERMVSAYGRVVVGVAIHQDGGPRTFGDLTHCGVLVVEGYRRLLADDFAGVADATAATIAEFTRDEAGGWHFRELIRGFDSNPAGFMAEMGSVRG
- a CDS encoding acyltransferase, whose translation is MAKAPDSTAVAEAEREGSTQDGVDTAVGTARPSAPVAPRASRGFPSAVSRTGRVSGLDGLRTLAVALVIVHHVEPDALPGGAVAVDVFFTISGFVITRLLLAEYVRRGGISLMSFYRRRWLRLVPALLALCAFCALLASTTDLWGFDGSLQAAGLSAAFLTNVVRATESGPYSDLTSPLAHTWSLGVEEQFYFLWPLLLLLLLRRVRARTVLLCTAALCVLPLLWRCVLWNPDAAHRIYNGTDTRADQLLAGALVAVALARLRSDDPRLALLRTWSGRLAWPALALLGLVAWQVPVTEDLGVWTAAWYTVGFLAVAALSAVLVAALELRPETRLSRLLALTPLAWVGRNLSYGIYLWHYPVVRLLASLGVTEGRLAATVVLTLLMALLSYYAIEKPFLRRAHRARAPRPALAAAT